One window from the genome of Nicotiana tomentosiformis chromosome 5, ASM39032v3, whole genome shotgun sequence encodes:
- the LOC104114552 gene encoding uncharacterized protein has product MEGGAAAEKQNEATASYTYWVREATQDAAPLPLPRKLTSQDLNNQANYPQTHLGSAWNRAGTWEEKSLNKWANDRIKELLVSVGSLEYSGGRAEVAEVTRCSGDAFLVTVRNKKCVGYTYELTVKVKGEWLVGAEKKAVKGHIDILEFSFGELDDLQIEVKLSEDKDLEQQDKQRIKQDMKQFLQPLREKLLQFEQELKEL; this is encoded by the exons ATGGAGGGAGGTGCAGCAGCAGAGAAACAGAACGAAGCTACAGCGTCTTATACTTATTGGGTGAGGGAGGCGACACAAGATGCTGCACCTTTGCCTCTTCCTAGGAAGCTCACTTCTCAGGACCTCAACAATCAAGCCAATTATCCCCAAACCCACCTTGGGTCTGCCTGGAATCGG GCTGGAACATGGGAGGAGAAAAGTCTAAATAAATGGGCAAATGATAGAATTAAG GAGCTGCTCGTATCTGTGGGATCACTGGAGTATTCCGGGGGTAGAGCAGAAGTAGCCGAAGTAACACGATGTTCTGGTGAT GCATTCTTGGTGACTGTACGAAATAAAAAGTGTGTTGGCTACACATATGAGCTGACTGTCAAAGTCAAGG GGGAATGGCTTGTCGGAGCTGAGAAGAAGGCGGTCAAAGGCCATATAGATATACTGGAGTTCTCATTTGGTGAGCTAGATGATCTGCAG ATTGAAGTGAAGCTTAGTGAAGACAAGGATCTTGAACAACAAGACAAGCAGCGGATAAAACAGGATATGAAACAATTTCTGCAACCTCTTCGGGAAAAATTGCTTCAATTTGAGCAGGAACTGAAAGAGTTGTAG